One segment of Rhinatrema bivittatum chromosome 14, aRhiBiv1.1, whole genome shotgun sequence DNA contains the following:
- the WDR24 gene encoding GATOR complex protein WDR24, producing the protein MEKMARVTTALGGNTITGRTMFCHLDAPANAISVCRDAAQVVVAGRNIFKIYSIEEEQFAEKLNLRVGRRPSLNFSCADVVWHQMDENLLATAATNGVVVTWNLGKPSRNKQDQLFTEHKRTVNKVCFHPTEVYMLLSGSQDGYMKCFDLRKKDSVSTFSGQSESVRDVQFSIRDYFTFAATFENGNVQLWDIRRPDRYERMFTAHNGPVFCCDWHPEDRGWLATGGRDKMVKVWDMNTNRAKEIYCVQTIASVARVKWRPERKYHIGTCSMMVDHNIYVWDVRRPFIPFAMFEEHKDVTTGIVWRHLHDPFFLLSGSKDSTLYQHIFKDASRPIDRANPEGLCYGLFGDLAFAAKESLISSDSNRKPYLSDRRHPIFFLRKPDPTEQFENISSGLSVFQTDVESSSMDWFVETAKRYVLAGRPLAELCDHNAKIANELSRYQVAQTWTMLRIIYCSPGTVPPANLNHSMGKSGTALPLMNSFNMKDIPPGIGNESRLERNKGESRSENILLDPSTTLINNDENEETEGSDIPTDYLLGDVEGDEDELYMMDPENPHTEEQEYILPQEAFPLRHEIMDNPSALDHLQDKADSPHVSGNEAETVSLTPVESFSLISISHSLYENRLPADYFSPIVRDMLHFYAEQGDVQMAASVLIVLGERIRREIDEQTQEHWYTSYIDLLQRFKLWNVSNQVIKLSTCSAINCLNQASTTLHINCSNCKRPMNNKGWICDRCRQCASMCAVCHHVVKGLFVWCQGCSHGGHLHHIMKWLWTNSHCPAGCGHLCEYT; encoded by the exons ATGGAGAAAATGGCAAGAGTGACAACTGCTCTTGGTGGCAATACTATAACTGGCCGTACCATGTTTTGTCACCTGGATGCCCCTGCCAATGCTATCAGCGTATGCCGTGATGCTGCTCAAGTAGTGGTCGCTGGCCGCAACATTTTTAAGATCTACTCCATCGAGGAGGAGCAGTTTGCTGAGAAGCTGAACCTGCGTGTGGGACGCAGACCCTCTCTGAATTTCAGCTGTGCTGATGTAGTCTGGCACCAGATGGATGAAAACTTGTTGGCCACAGCAGCCACCAATGGTGTGGTGGTGACCTGGAACTTGGGCAAGCCATCCCGGAATAAACAGGACCAGCTATTCACTGAGCACAAACGTACAGTTAATAAGGTGTGCTTCCACCCTACTGAGGTGTACATGCTGCTCAGTGGCTCTCAGGATGGATACATGAAATGTTTCGATCTGCGCAAGAAGGACTCAGTTAGCACCTTCTCAG GTCAGTCCGAGAGTGTACGGGACGTCCAGTTCAGTATCCGAGATTACTTCACCTTTGCTGCGACCTTTGAGAATGGGAACGTGCAACTGTGGGACATCCGACGGCCAGACCGCTATGAGCGGATGTTCACAGCCCATAATGGCCCAGTTTTCTGCTGCGACTGGCACCCTGAGGACAG AGGCTGGTTGGCCACAGGAGGCCGGGATAAAATGGTGAAGGTCTGGGATATGAATACTAACAGGGCCAAGGAAATTTACTGCGTGCAGACGATTGCATCTGTGGCACGGGTAAAATGGCGACCAGAGCGCAAGTACCACATTGGCACCTGCTCCATGATGGTGGACCACAACATCTACGTGTGGGATGTGCGCCGGCCTTTCATCCCTTTTGCCATGTTTGAAGAGCACAAGGATGTCACCACAGGCATTGTCTGGCGTCACCTGCATGACCCCTTCTTTCTTCTGTCTGGTTCCAAAGACAGCACTCTCTACCAGCACATTTTCAAAGATGCCAGCCGTCCCATTGACCGAGCCAACCCCGAAGGCTTGTGCTATGGCCTCTTTGGGGACCTTGCGTTTGCAGCCAAGGAGAGCTTGATCTCTTCAGATTCCAACCGCAAGCCATACTTGAGTGACAGGCGCCATCCTATCTTTTTCCTGCGAAAGCCTGACCCCACGGAACAATTTGAGAACATTTCGAGTGGCCTGAGTGTCTTCCAGACAGATGTGGAAAGCAGCTCCATGGACTGGTTTGTGGAAACGGCCAAGCGCTATGTCCTGGCTGGAAGACCACTGGCAGAGCTATGTGACCACAATGCCAAGATAGCCAATGAACTCAGTCGTTACCAG GTTGCCCAGACATGGACAATGCTAAGAATTATTTACTGCAGTCCTGGCACTGTACCACCTGCCAACTTGAACCACAGCATGGGGAAGAGTGGTACAGCGCTCCCGCTTATGAACAG cTTTAACATGAAGGATATTCCTCCTGGGATAGGCAACGAGTCCCGCctggagcgcaacaaaggggagAGCCGTTCGGAAAACATCCTCCTGGATCCATCCACTACGTTAATTAATAATGACG AGAATGAGGAAACTGAAGGTAGTGACATTCCTACCGACTATCTTCTTGGAGATGTAGAGGGAGACGAAGATGAGCTGTACATGATGGACCCTGAAAATCCTCATA CTGAGGAACAGGAATACATCCTCCCACAGGAGGCTTTCCCGCTACGCCACGAGATCATGGATAATCCCTCCGCGCTGGACCACCTGCAGGACAAGGCGGACTCCCCTCACGTGAGCGGCAACGAGGCAGAGACCGTGTCCCTGACGCCAGTGGAGTCCTTCTCCCTCATCTCCATCTCCCACTCGCTCTACGAAAACCGCCTGCCCGCCGACTACTTCAGCCCCATCGTGCGGGACATGCTGCACTTCTACGCCGAGCAGGGCGACGTGCAGATGGCGGCGTCCGTGCTGATCGTGCTGGGGGAGCGCATCCGAAGGGAGATTGATGAGCAGACGCAG GAGCACTGGTACACCTCCTACATTGACTTACTGCAGCGCTTTAAACTTTGGAACGTCTCTAACCAGGTCATCAAACTGAGTACATGCAGTGCCATTAACTGCCTAAATCAGGCTTCCACCACGTTGCACATTAACTGCAGCAACTGTAAAAGGCCCATGAACAACAAAGGCTGGATCTGTGACAG GTGCCGACAGTGTGCCAGCATGTGCGCTGTGTGCCATCATGTGGTGAAGGGCCTGTTCGTGTGGTGCCAGGGTTGCAGCCATGGAGGCCACCTGCATCACATCATGAAATGGCTGTGGACCAATTCTCACTGTCCAGCAGGCTGTGGTCACCTCTGTGAATACACCTGA